Genomic DNA from Ictidomys tridecemlineatus isolate mIctTri1 chromosome 6, mIctTri1.hap1, whole genome shotgun sequence:
gtgaatgcctgtaatcccagtgactttggaagctgaggcaggatgatagccaaattcaaggccagcctcagcaacttagcaaaaaccagtctcaaaaaatttaaaaaacggatgtagctcagtggtagtatacCCCTTGTTTCAATCCCctgtatccccccaccaaaaaaaaaaaatcataaattaccTCCTGTCCCAAAAGCTTACCAATTGGTGCAAATTCTGCAAGCTCTTGTCCCCAACTATTCCATTCTTTGCTCACTGTCAGGCTTCCTCACGCCTGACTAGCCTAGCTGAGGAGCCAGGAGTCAGGACCTTCTCCTCCCCACCCTTTACAGCAGTCAGGGAACACAAGATACCTGATTAAGACAGTGGATGGAACAGGAGCAGCAACTGCCACAGCAGCAAAAACCGGAACCTCCTCAGGCAGTGAAGAGTCTGGGGGAGAAAAAGAACTTCCCGAGGGGAAGGGGGTCTTGGATTCACGCCCAGGTGCAGGGAGAATAGAGGGGTGGGGACTCAGGTCTCCTGACCTGCCCATGCCTTAAGAGAACTTCTCAACTGAGCCAGACTCAAGAGACCCAACATCTTCCTCCTGGGATGCTTTGCTGCCCCTACTGGCTCAAAAAGACTGAGAAAATGTCATCTTAGAAAAGAAGTCTCTTCCTACCCAAGAACCATGGGAACAACAAATTCCAACCTGAGCATAGAAGAGGGAAGGACATATTTGCTAATAAGAGGAAGCATGTAAGGGAGCAACTCCTGTCAACCTcagcctcctctccccaccccctccctccctaaACCCAACCCCAATTACAGCTATAATCCTGCAAAGGGGCTGGCTATTCCCCAGAGAATTCTTCACAGCAGCAGAAGCCCTGGAAACACTCTGTTTGGGTCCAGAGGAAACTCTTGGAAGGGGAAAGGTCAGGGTGGTAAAGGTCACCAGGCCAGGCTCAAGGAGAGTGGAAGGTGGTACAGGGCCTGGGTTCCTGGCAGGACTTCTAGGTGCCTTGGCTGTTCCTCCCTCACCTGCTGTCCTCCAGGGCCGGTTCCAGCATGCTCCCCCCTTTGAGGTGTTTGAGGGCCACCTCAGCTGCCTTGTGCTTGGCTGCTTTCTTGCTGGGGCCCTGACCTGAGAGAGGGGGTGTGGGCAATACTGGAGGTCACTGGAAGAACAGAAGAGAAACCAGCATCCCAGTCTCTTTCCTCACAGCCAGAGGGAGTCAATCAAGTTCCTCTGACCCATCCTCCCCCTGCCCAAGACTAGAACGGGTTCACTAACTGCTGGAAAGAAAGGCCCTTATCTTTCTATTAGCTCCTAGAACTATGCCATGCCAAGCAGGAATTCTGAGCTCCCTTTAGGTGGAGACTCATTCACTGCCTTACTTCCCTCTGCAAAGTACTTTCTTTTCCCTCAATAAACAGCTGGAACAATAGAGTAGGCTCTACAAAGCCCTACTGTGCCACTTACTAGACATATGACAGTGTCCCAGCCATTCAATTTGATACTCAGTTTACTGATATTCAGATATAGAGCCTGGCATGGTAGCTCTCACTCCCCCAAATATCCAATGAAAATGTAAAgtattctctccttttcctctgggGTGATGGGGACCTGCCAGATCCCCAAGACAGTCCTACTCACTCCTCTGACTTCCCCAAGTCTACCCACTTCTCATAGTCCTGTTCTGCCACTACAGTCAGTGGCTTTTCCCCTGGAATCTCTGTAATCTTGAAATACCCTGAAATCTTACTGGCCTTGGAAAAGAGGACTGTGAAGAGAGACTCCACGATACAAAGCAATGGGCCCTTAAATGCACACCCCAGCCAGGCCGCCCAAGCCTTCCTCACCAGTGCAGCTGGTGTCGCCAACGGTGACCCGGAAGGTGAAATTAGGCTGGTGGGCTTGGCCCTCGGCTTTGAGAAGGTCGTACACAGGCGTCTTCCCTATTCTGGTCCCATACTCCTGAAGAAGGCTGATCGGGGTCTTGCCGGGGTTGGCGGCCAGCATTTGCTCTATACTGGGGTAAGGGGTACAGACCCACATCACACCTCTCCTCTGCACCCACCTGGCCAAGCACTGCCACACGACACCTAGGCACGTTATGGGGGACACAGGGTCCAGGGGACCCCACGCAGAGTGTCCATTGGCTGGGTTCAAATTAGGGATGCAGCTGGGAAAACAGGGTCCACTACCCCAAGGCAAGTGGGAAATGCACTGTTCCTGTCTCACTTAAAGCGAGGGAGCCTGTGCCCCGTGCTGATTGGAAGTGCAGGGACCCTGACACGGTGCAGGCCAAGAATCCAGTACCCACCAAATGCACTGAATGTGGGGGGCATAAAGCCCAGTGCTCCAGTGTAGTCTGGGAACCGAGCCAACCCCTAACTATTTAGGGCTGGAGGCGGTGGCCACTGCCCCGGTGCATGCCGGGAACCACTGCCCACTACCCCAGTGCTTGCCGGGAACAACCCTCAGGCCAGGTGCATGCTGGGGCCGCGGCAATACCCTTCCGCACCGCCAGACACTTTTCGCTCTGCGGTGATGAGGACAAGGCGGCTCACCTGGGCAGCCTGCAGCCCGTGGTAGTGCCGGAGCCTTGCTCCTCTTCGCTCATTCCCTCCTCCGTCCCTACAGGCGCCACCGTGACTACAGCTTCCACGCGCCCCAGTATTCCGCCGACGAGCTAGGGCCGGGGCCGAGCCCGGAATCGCGGCCGGTAGGGCCCGCCGCGGGGCATGCTGGGAAATGGAGTCCTCCGCCTATCCTACTTCATGAGTCTCCATCTAGAGGGGAGCTACCCGCCCCACAACCCTCCGCGAGGCTCGCTCTGGCTGGCTGCACCGCCTTCTGGGAGGAGCGGACGCTTCCCGAGCAGTGGGCGGGCTGCACCGCCTCGCCCCCGGGCTGTGAGCATGCGTAGTAGCCGAGAGGAAGCGGCTGGGGGCGGGACAGTGAGGGCTAACTTGCCTTGGGGCCTTTTGAACCCctagaaaactacaaaacccagCAACTCGCGCGTCACTCTGTCGCAGCTGTACAGGCAGGGTCAAGCACGCAAAAGATTCAACGGCATCATTGGCTATTCCTATTGCGTTTACTTCTCCTAGGCGACTTTCGATTGGCTACTTGGCCCAGAGGGGCGGAGACAAGGGAAGAGAACCCGCCTCCTCGAGGAAAGGTTGTGATTGGCCTGGGAGGCTGCTGGCAGATCCTCCCTCTTCGTGGTCTCGGAGGGTAGGCCTTACCTGGACGCTAGAGGGGGCTGTTCCACCACCACCCCCTTCCCCCAGAGCAGTGGGGTTGTTGTAGGTTCAAGTTCATCTCAGACAGTTCTCCCTTAAGTCGCAGCCTAAGCCTAAACCCCTGACCCTCAGGCCACAGTGTCACAGAACCTGCTTCATTTTCCTAGGTTGTCTTTAATCTCCTTACCCTCTACTCTCTAAGCAACTTGTCAGATTTTGTTTCTCTCCGAAAGCCTCAGTAGATCCACCCTAGTGAATATTTCCTTAACTGGCCAGGAATCTGGGACCCGAGAATCAGGCTGTAGTGGGACAAGAAGAACTATGGTGCCTGGTATTATTCCCTCTGCCCTGAGATTTGAGTCTCTGGATGCAGAGCAGAAAATATACTTTTGGCTCCCAAAGTCTTCGCAAGCACTGACTGAAAGATACAGGGGAAATCTTGTGACCTTGGAGAAAGAGGTATCACAAAAAATGTCTGATTCCGATGAGCGTTTTGAGAATAGGTCAGGGAATGGTTGTCTTGCTCTAAGGTTGGAGGCGGGGGCGAGGAGGAATGCACAGAGGAATCTTGGAATGATGAGGGGTCATCCAGGAACACTGAGGGGGATGGGGCCTATAGCTGAGTGGATTCCAATTGGGTGAAATTGGAAAATGAGCGGTGACAATCAAGGGAAGCAGAACTGGCAAGATCGGtatgacggggggggggggggagcggggGAGAGCAATGTCAGAGTGCTGAGAATACCATTTGAGGGGCTGCTCTCTCAGGGAACAGGAAGGAGTCCATAAGACGGACCATAGGGCGTTCCTACGGAATCAACATAAGGCCCGAAGTGTAACTGCTGTAAGACACCGTCAGCAAGGAGGCGTGGGGCCCAGGCGGTCCAGGGACGGGCCTGGAGCGCGCCGGATGGCAGCAGCGGGCTCCTTTAAGAGGCCGGCGGCTCCAGCGCAGCATCCCCCGCTCAGGGCGTGTCCGTCCCGGGGGGCCAGGGGCGGGGGCCTTGAAGGAGCGGGAGTTCAAGCCGAGTGGGGACCGGGCTAAGGGTAGGAGATGGGGGCGGAAAACTGACGCTGACACCGGTACACCTGGACACCACACGAGCATCGCTTGTGACAGCGCCCCCGGTCCGGTCGAGGGCAgcggggggaggagggaaggaggtggagaaggaggaggaggcgggAGCAGCATCCGGAGCGGAGCTGCAGCAGCGCCGCCTTTTGTGCTGCGGCCGCGGAGCCCCCGAGGTGAGAGCCTGGCcgagttgggggggggggtggggtgcaAGGATGGGTCCGGGTCCTGGGACTCGGGTGTGGAGGGAGGGTAGGGATGCAGATGTGGCATGGTGGGGGAGGAGGTGACGCGGAGATGGTGAGGCTGTGGGGATGGAGAACTGGGGACCTGGACCCGACGccagtggggatgggaaggaggaGAACGGAGCTGAGGGATGCCGCGGCCCAGCTTGGAGAGGAAGGGCCTCCAGGGCTGTGAAGGATGTATGGGGGTGGAGGGACAGACTTAAAGGACTGCAGGCAAGAGAACAGCCTCTTCTCTCACTCACCCTCAAGATGGGAGAAGGAAGGCGGAGGGGGAGTTTGGCTCCCtccagggaagagaaggaagggcaAGGCTGGTGTGCCCACCGtatttcccctcccccacacgTACAACTAGCAGGCTCCACCTGAAGATTACAGGCAGCACCTGTTCCTGATGGCCTGGCAATGGACCTCCTTACCTTCCACCTGTGATGCCCCTAGTCCCCTCCAGCTGTAGCATTCCTCTCCATCCAGCTGTTGCATCCTTCCCTCCCCTACTCATATGtggctttctctttcctctctctccccatcctCTGGCTCCCCTAACTCATTTCCCCAGGTCAGGCCCATGGAGAAACTCCTTTTCCCTCCTACACCCCTCAAATTCCTTGGCTTAAGAATGAGCAAAAATTCTCTCTATAGAGTTAAAACTTGCTTGAAtgatcagagggaaaaaaagagatcaaGACCCCATAGGCAATGGGAGGAAATAGCTGTCCCTTTGAATTAAGGGAGGAGTCCCACCTTTTAGCTCCCTTCTCTGCTACCTCTTTGACTTTCAGTCAAAGAGGGAATGCACACTAGGTCTCTTCACCCAACCCAGAGTCCTCTTCAGCCACAGTTGCTGCCTCCCTCTAAATACTCTTTCCCTTCCAACTCTCAGGGAAGTCTCTATCACCCTGGGAGCTCTGGTTTTCAGCCAGAGGGTCATACCAAGTTAAAACCAGAAGGGATTCAAAAAGGTATGGTCCCAAATGCCCCCTGAGCCTTCCTATCAGGACACTGAAGTTTCTCTGAGCTAAAGACCTTGCTCCCTCATGTCTCAACACTCAAGGGTGAAGAGGTGGCTGCCCTCTCCAGCCTCCTACTCATCTGTTCACTTACATTGTTGACCCCAGCAAACATGAAAACACGCAAATAAGTGGTCATCCCTTTATGAAACTAGTTATGGGGACAGGGGACAAGAAGTTTCTGGAAGTAGCTTGGGATTTCCTAAACTTCCTCACAATTGAGGATGGCAGAACCCTTATAAAAACCCTTTGCTGTTCCCTAGTTCTTCTGGTGGTAGTGAGGTGGTAGAGTCTGGCATTGCCAGGAAGAGAGCACTAAGTTCTAGTACCCATCACCCTAAGTCAGTCCCTTCATGGGGAAGAAGAAGGGGTTAGGATTAGTGAGCCAGCTGTTTGAGGAGTCTTTGCTGGGACAGGAGGAAGACAGTGTTAAACTGCAGCAGAGAGGACTCTGGGGCTTCAGGAGGGATTGGCCACTAACCATCTGTCTGGATCATTTGCTCCCAATAGGATTGGAGTCCTGTGTGTGTATTGAGGAAGTAGTGACACTATTCCAGGGGGATAGTAAGGACCTTTGAGGAGAAAACCTTTGCcctttgggttttgttgttgttgtttgtgtttgtttgtactggggattgaacccagaggtgcttaaccctgagccacatactcagcccttttttacattttccttagagacaaggtctcactgaattgctaagtgtctcactaagttgctgaggctggctttgaactcgcaatcctctgccttagcctcctaagctgctggaatATCAGACCTGTGCCACCAGTCCtggctgattcttttttttacgcttctttttttcccctcgtTTCTATACCACCCTTTCCACCTGTACCATCTCTACTGCctctttttgagaaataaaagaaggaaaaaagggaaggaaatcaCATTGATTTTAAAAACCCACTACTTCATTTTAAACCTGTCCACATGACTGCTGTTTATAGAGAGCTTCCA
This window encodes:
- the Tarbp2 gene encoding RISC-loading complex subunit TARBP2 isoform X6; protein product: MSEEEQGSGTTTGCRLPSIEQMLAANPGKTPISLLQEYGTRIGKTPVYDLLKAEGQAHQPNFTFRVTVGDTSCTGQGPSKKAAKHKAAEVALKHLKGGSMLEPALEDSSSFSPPDSSLPEEVPVFAAVAVAAPVPSTVLIRSPPMEMQPPVSPQQSECNPVGALQELVVQKGWRLPEYTVTQESGPAHRKEFTMTCRVERFIEIVALLKSWPSVMQRLKCCFECTQCLWMPGTAMRRSLMTITSPL